From the genome of Clostridium sp. BNL1100, one region includes:
- a CDS encoding major tail protein: protein MATIGLDRLYYSKITEDVNGEETYAVPSVLAKAITAELSVELVEAILYADDGAAEVVKDFNSGTLTLGVDDIGPTVAADLTGASTDDNGVLISASENVGTPVAVGFRAQKANGTYRYFWLYRVKFGLPATNLQTKADSITFSTPTIEGTVMRRNKLDGMGKHPWKAEVTEGDPGVSSTTITGWFTEVYEPVYTPEP from the coding sequence ATGGCAACTATTGGTCTAGATAGACTGTACTACTCAAAAATAACTGAAGATGTTAACGGTGAAGAAACATACGCCGTGCCTTCGGTGCTCGCAAAAGCCATCACCGCCGAGCTCTCAGTAGAGCTGGTGGAAGCAATTCTGTACGCGGATGACGGTGCTGCAGAAGTTGTGAAGGATTTTAACAGCGGCACACTAACCCTCGGTGTGGATGACATTGGCCCAACAGTCGCTGCAGATTTAACAGGTGCATCAACCGATGACAACGGTGTGCTGATCTCTGCAAGCGAGAATGTGGGTACACCTGTAGCGGTAGGCTTTCGTGCGCAGAAGGCAAACGGGACATACCGATATTTTTGGCTGTACCGCGTAAAATTCGGACTACCCGCAACGAACCTACAGACAAAAGCTGATTCTATTACCTTTTCAACACCTACTATTGAAGGAACCGTTATGCGCAGAAATAAGCTGGATGGCATGGGTAAACACCCTTGGAAAGCAGAGGTCACAGAAGGCGATCCCGGTGTTTCATCGACCACCATCACCGGTTGGTTTACTGAAGTTTACGAACCGGTTTACACACCGGAACCATAG
- a CDS encoding phage holin family protein: protein MKEIWNWIQLAFAAIGGFLGWFLGGYDGFLYALIAFVAIDYVTGVLCAIIDKELSSEIGAKGIFKKVLIFTLVGVAHILDTQILGSAGDSGGILRTAVIFFYLSNEGVSILENAGHIGLPIPEKLKEVLEQLHGRDRKTPKSGDEI from the coding sequence ATGAAAGAGATATGGAACTGGATACAATTAGCCTTTGCAGCTATTGGAGGATTTCTTGGATGGTTTCTTGGTGGCTATGACGGTTTTCTTTATGCGCTGATAGCATTTGTCGCAATAGATTATGTGACCGGAGTGCTCTGTGCCATTATTGATAAAGAGCTGTCTAGTGAAATTGGTGCAAAAGGCATCTTTAAAAAGGTGCTTATTTTTACATTGGTGGGTGTGGCCCATATTCTTGATACGCAGATACTGGGTAGCGCTGGTGACAGTGGTGGTATACTTCGAACTGCAGTAATCTTTTTTTATTTGAGCAATGAGGGTGTTTCTATTTTGGAGAATGCCGGACATATCGGACTACCTATCCCGGAAAAACTTAAAGAGGTTCTAGAACAGTTACATGGGCGCGATAGGAAAACTCCAAAGTCAGGTGATGAAATATGA
- a CDS encoding siphovirus ReqiPepy6 Gp37-like family protein: MELYIYNSNRELAGIVESFEYLRWTRRYSRCGSFELKAVATQENTALLKEGNIIWKNDDEEAGIIEHLELSQTEQEIITARGRFATSFLARRIVWQTEKLSDDISACVEQLINNNLINPSDAARKISGITFSSPNLNVPISTQVSYRNLMDVITELCEVSEVGIKTVFTPSNGILTVMLYMGLESQAVFSKEYENLTEQIYTISAADYANTALVGGEGEGSDRTFVAIASGSGEARHEIFIDAKDLRKDDFGVDYIDTLIFRGQSKLSEQAIRYTFDTSVNPHGNLTYKVDFDLGQTVKVISKTWGVSMITRITEVEETYDADGQSISVVFGKAELTIAQKLRSDLSEVKTAISAPTGISEIAQALGTVEETLGTVEGNLGEVEGALSNVEETLGDLMVINPKIKGDNFADTINNLFGKLPALENFVGAGTISIGQYALHNMVPGDAFYFTSYSGNKFSDQPSDDGHVFLIKHNGDNTGSGYQRAMGFFISRNTMTFYVISVFVFNNPSGQANWLNINNEPITTARIANGAVTTAKIAQEANTSLTYSLGSGVTMGSNMSFVNKGVVSIGMQINVGASGVVSGGTILTITNANFYPYSTVRAVATSVGGSGTSMPITINSSGVLANAASSTLPAGFYLISCSYARA, translated from the coding sequence ATGGAGTTATATATCTACAATTCAAATCGAGAACTTGCAGGTATTGTGGAATCCTTCGAATACCTACGATGGACCAGGCGGTACTCACGGTGTGGCTCATTTGAGTTAAAAGCCGTAGCAACACAAGAGAATACAGCACTATTAAAAGAAGGAAATATCATTTGGAAAAATGATGATGAGGAAGCCGGGATTATTGAGCACTTGGAATTGTCACAAACCGAGCAGGAAATTATCACTGCAAGGGGACGCTTTGCTACATCATTTCTTGCTAGGCGTATTGTATGGCAAACGGAAAAACTATCTGATGACATTTCTGCCTGTGTGGAGCAACTGATTAATAATAATCTTATCAATCCTTCTGATGCAGCAAGGAAAATTAGTGGAATAACCTTCTCATCTCCGAACTTAAATGTGCCCATTAGCACACAGGTATCTTATCGGAACTTGATGGATGTGATAACAGAATTATGTGAGGTTTCAGAGGTTGGAATCAAGACTGTATTTACACCTTCAAATGGAATTTTAACCGTAATGTTATATATGGGATTGGAGTCACAGGCAGTGTTCTCCAAGGAGTACGAGAACCTAACTGAACAAATTTATACTATAAGTGCTGCTGATTATGCCAATACCGCACTTGTCGGCGGCGAAGGTGAAGGTTCAGACCGGACATTTGTAGCCATTGCAAGTGGTTCTGGAGAGGCAAGACATGAAATCTTTATAGATGCAAAAGACCTGCGGAAGGATGATTTCGGAGTAGATTACATTGATACACTGATTTTCCGTGGTCAAAGCAAACTGAGTGAGCAGGCAATTCGTTATACATTTGATACTTCTGTTAACCCTCATGGTAACTTGACATACAAGGTAGATTTCGACCTTGGGCAGACCGTCAAAGTCATTTCCAAAACATGGGGAGTATCCATGATAACACGCATCACCGAAGTTGAAGAAACCTATGATGCAGATGGTCAAAGTATCAGTGTGGTGTTTGGAAAAGCTGAGTTGACAATAGCACAAAAATTACGTTCCGACCTGAGTGAGGTTAAAACAGCAATATCGGCTCCAACAGGCATATCTGAAATTGCACAAGCTTTAGGAACTGTGGAGGAAACATTAGGGACTGTAGAGGGAAACTTAGGTGAAGTAGAAGGAGCGCTTAGTAATGTAGAAGAAACCTTGGGCGACTTGATGGTAATAAACCCTAAAATTAAGGGAGACAATTTTGCGGATACCATTAACAACCTGTTCGGGAAACTTCCTGCTCTTGAAAATTTTGTAGGTGCGGGTACAATATCAATCGGCCAATATGCTTTACACAACATGGTACCCGGAGATGCATTTTATTTTACTTCGTACAGTGGAAATAAGTTCAGTGACCAACCAAGTGATGATGGGCATGTCTTTTTGATAAAACATAACGGGGACAACACTGGAAGTGGCTACCAACGGGCAATGGGTTTCTTTATCTCCCGAAACACTATGACTTTTTATGTAATTTCAGTATTCGTATTCAATAACCCCTCAGGGCAAGCAAACTGGCTCAACATAAACAATGAACCAATTACCACGGCCAGAATTGCGAACGGTGCGGTGACAACTGCGAAGATTGCTCAGGAAGCCAACACCTCTCTGACCTACTCACTTGGAAGTGGCGTGACAATGGGTTCAAATATGTCTTTTGTGAATAAGGGTGTCGTTTCAATAGGAATGCAGATCAACGTGGGCGCTTCAGGAGTTGTTTCCGGTGGCACAATTCTAACTATAACAAATGCGAATTTTTACCCTTACTCAACAGTTCGTGCTGTTGCAACTTCAGTGGGTGGTAGCGGTACAAGTATGCCGATTACGATCAACTCAAGCGGTGTGTTGGCAAATGCCGCCTCATCTACACTGCCTGCGGGTTTTTATTTAATATCTTGCTCTTATGCGAGAGCTTAA
- a CDS encoding gamma-glutamylcyclotransferase family protein has translation MNKTFYLAYGSNLNLEQMAHRCPTAKPIGPVVLKDYQLLFRGGHGGSVATVEPFKGKTVPCLLWEITPADEVALDRYEGFPFLYRKETVKVRLGKKNVETMVYIMNDGRPLGTPSCYYYSVILEGYKSADFDIGILKQAVEDSKEVENG, from the coding sequence ATGAATAAAACATTTTATCTCGCCTATGGCTCGAACCTTAACCTTGAGCAAATGGCGCACCGTTGCCCCACAGCAAAGCCGATTGGGCCGGTTGTTTTAAAGGACTACCAGTTATTGTTTCGAGGCGGACACGGCGGCTCTGTGGCAACGGTGGAGCCTTTTAAGGGCAAGACGGTACCATGCCTTTTGTGGGAGATTACCCCGGCAGACGAAGTGGCACTTGACCGCTACGAGGGTTTCCCATTCCTTTACCGAAAGGAAACAGTCAAAGTGAGACTTGGGAAAAAGAACGTGGAAACAATGGTGTACATCATGAACGATGGCAGACCACTTGGCACTCCCAGTTGCTATTATTACAGCGTCATCTTAGAGGGTTACAAGAGTGCGGATTTCGATATCGGCATTCTAAAGCAAGCTGTAGAGGATTCAAAGGAGGTCGAAAATGGATAA
- a CDS encoding head-tail adaptor protein — protein MSFGKMNTFIDIISTVPVKDAEGFAKKGDNILASLRAYKEDRHGSERWTNMASFSTATSLFRFRKISGLKVTTEMVIVCEDGRYQILSVEDVRGRGMYIEVLAEKLESSTVR, from the coding sequence ATGAGTTTTGGAAAAATGAATACTTTCATCGATATCATCAGCACAGTACCTGTCAAGGATGCGGAAGGGTTTGCTAAAAAAGGTGATAACATACTCGCAAGCTTAAGAGCCTACAAGGAAGATAGACACGGCAGTGAACGATGGACGAATATGGCCTCATTTTCCACTGCAACATCACTGTTTCGGTTTAGGAAAATCTCCGGACTTAAGGTTACAACCGAAATGGTCATAGTATGCGAAGATGGAAGATACCAGATTTTAAGTGTTGAAGATGTAAGAGGCCGTGGAATGTATATTGAGGTTTTGGCAGAAAAACTGGAATCATCAACTGTGAGGTGA
- a CDS encoding phage major capsid protein: MNKILELREKRAKAWDATKAFLDTKRGTDGLISAEDEATYNKMEADVIALGKEIDRLEKQAILDAELNAPMANPLTGKPATSKLEGKTGRATDEYRKAFWNAMRTRAGEGLDPIIKNALQVGTDSEGGYLVPDEFERTLVEALEEENIFRRLANVITTASGDRKIPVVASKGTASWIDEEGVIPESDDSFGQVSIGAYKLGTMIKVSEELLNDSVFQLEPYISREFARRIGNKEEEAFFIGDGSGKPTGILAATGGAQLGVTTAGATAITLDEVLDLFYSLKAPYRNKSVFIMNDSTVKAIRKLKDGQGQYLWQPSIQAGTPDTILNRPLFTSSYVPAIAAGAKTIAFGDFSYYWVADRQGRVFKRLNELFAVTGQVGFVATQRVDGKLILPEAIKVLQQKA; encoded by the coding sequence ATGAACAAGATTTTAGAACTGCGCGAGAAACGCGCCAAAGCATGGGACGCTACCAAAGCGTTCTTGGATACCAAGCGTGGCACAGATGGTTTAATTTCTGCTGAGGATGAGGCAACTTACAACAAAATGGAAGCCGATGTCATTGCCCTTGGTAAGGAAATTGACCGTTTGGAAAAACAGGCCATATTGGACGCGGAACTTAACGCTCCTATGGCTAACCCTTTGACAGGAAAGCCTGCCACTTCAAAACTGGAAGGCAAGACTGGAAGAGCAACTGACGAATATAGAAAAGCATTTTGGAATGCTATGCGTACACGTGCTGGTGAAGGCCTCGATCCTATAATAAAGAATGCTCTTCAGGTCGGAACTGATTCAGAAGGTGGATACTTAGTCCCAGATGAGTTTGAGAGAACCCTCGTAGAGGCTTTGGAGGAAGAGAACATCTTCCGTAGATTGGCTAATGTTATTACTACCGCTTCCGGCGATAGAAAAATTCCGGTGGTTGCATCTAAGGGCACAGCCTCATGGATTGATGAAGAAGGTGTAATCCCAGAAAGTGATGACAGTTTTGGTCAAGTATCTATTGGAGCCTATAAGCTGGGTACGATGATTAAGGTTTCTGAGGAACTTCTAAACGATAGTGTATTTCAGCTTGAACCTTATATTTCAAGGGAATTTGCAAGACGTATCGGTAACAAGGAAGAGGAAGCTTTCTTCATTGGCGATGGCTCTGGTAAACCGACCGGTATCCTGGCAGCCACAGGAGGTGCACAACTCGGTGTAACTACTGCGGGTGCAACAGCTATCACTCTCGATGAAGTGCTTGACCTTTTCTATTCACTAAAAGCACCTTATCGTAATAAGTCTGTATTTATCATGAACGATTCTACAGTAAAGGCAATTCGTAAGCTAAAAGACGGTCAAGGTCAGTACCTATGGCAGCCATCTATCCAGGCTGGAACTCCGGATACTATTCTTAACCGTCCGCTTTTTACATCTTCCTATGTGCCTGCTATTGCAGCTGGAGCGAAGACAATAGCATTCGGTGATTTCAGTTATTACTGGGTAGCCGACCGTCAAGGTAGAGTATTTAAAAGACTAAATGAACTCTTTGCTGTTACTGGCCAGGTAGGCTTTGTTGCTACTCAGCGTGTAGACGGAAAACTGATTCTGCCTGAAGCCATTAAGGTACTTCAGCAGAAAGCATAA
- a CDS encoding HK97 gp10 family phage protein has translation MAKVNIKMPEEFLLKVSRLADQTDVILPKVLEAGGEVVLDKVKGNLNDVVGKDTKYPSRSTGELISSLGLSDAKQDRDGNFNVKVGFAEPRSDGESNAKIAGIIEYGKHGQPAKPFLKPARTASRKSCTNAMIAKLEEEISKI, from the coding sequence GTGGCAAAAGTTAATATAAAGATGCCAGAGGAATTTCTTTTAAAGGTATCCCGATTAGCTGACCAGACGGATGTAATTCTTCCTAAGGTATTGGAAGCCGGTGGTGAGGTTGTGTTGGATAAAGTCAAAGGAAACCTGAACGATGTGGTCGGTAAGGATACGAAATACCCATCCAGAAGTACTGGTGAGCTTATATCTTCATTAGGACTCTCAGACGCAAAGCAGGATAGAGACGGTAACTTCAATGTGAAAGTCGGCTTTGCGGAGCCACGGTCTGATGGAGAGAGCAATGCTAAAATTGCCGGCATCATTGAATATGGAAAGCATGGCCAGCCTGCAAAACCTTTCTTGAAACCGGCGAGAACTGCATCTAGGAAATCTTGTACCAATGCAATGATAGCCAAGCTGGAGGAGGAGATCAGTAAGATATGA
- a CDS encoding head maturation protease, ClpP-related, whose product MKKFWNWVKDEKSDTRTLYLDGVIAEESWFDDDVTPKAFKADLFAGEGDIVIWLNSPGGDCIAASQIYTMLMDYKGKVTIKIDGIAASAASVIAMAGTTVFMAPTALMMVHNPLTVAIGDSEEMQKAIAMLSEVKESIINAYEIKTGLSRTKLSHLMDAETWLNANKAIELGFADEILEDEKKHIQQDDFTYAFSRRAVTNSLLDKVCPKKTPAPKGTPADSLEKRLNNIIH is encoded by the coding sequence ATGAAGAAATTTTGGAACTGGGTCAAGGATGAAAAATCCGACACTCGAACGCTCTACCTCGACGGCGTGATTGCCGAGGAATCATGGTTTGATGATGATGTCACCCCTAAGGCTTTCAAAGCAGATTTGTTTGCCGGTGAGGGTGACATTGTTATTTGGCTGAATTCACCGGGCGGTGATTGCATCGCAGCCAGCCAGATTTACACCATGCTCATGGACTATAAAGGAAAAGTGACCATCAAAATTGACGGCATCGCAGCATCTGCCGCCTCTGTAATCGCTATGGCAGGAACAACTGTTTTTATGGCACCTACTGCACTGATGATGGTGCATAACCCCTTGACCGTAGCAATCGGTGACAGCGAAGAAATGCAAAAAGCCATAGCCATGCTTTCAGAGGTAAAGGAAAGTATCATCAATGCTTATGAAATTAAGACCGGCTTATCAAGAACCAAGCTTTCTCATCTCATGGATGCGGAAACCTGGCTAAACGCTAATAAGGCAATTGAACTCGGCTTTGCAGATGAAATTTTGGAGGATGAGAAAAAGCACATTCAACAAGATGACTTCACCTATGCGTTTAGCCGAAGAGCAGTCACAAATTCGTTACTTGATAAAGTATGCCCCAAGAAAACACCTGCCCCAAAAGGTACACCCGCTGATTCACTGGAAAAGCGGCTCAACAACATCATTCATTAA
- a CDS encoding DUF5049 domain-containing protein, which translates to MDKRIKEQILAIRDTGETNMFDVRKVQEIALREGYDELLAYLSDNTGAYARFILTGKEE; encoded by the coding sequence ATGGATAAGAGGATAAAGGAACAGATACTTGCCATACGTGATACAGGTGAAACGAATATGTTTGATGTACGGAAAGTGCAGGAAATTGCTCTGCGAGAAGGGTATGACGAGTTGCTTGCTTACCTTTCGGATAACACCGGTGCCTATGCCCGTTTCATTCTGACCGGAAAAGAAGAATAA
- a CDS encoding phage portal protein has product MGILQGIFKARDKPKDSLSGSRYSFFFGGTTAGKPVNENTAMQMTAVYSCVRILAETLAGLPLHVYKYNDSGGKEKHLQHPLYRLLHDEPNPEMTSFTFRETLMSHLLLWGNAYAQIIRNARGEVIALYPLMPNKMTVDRDKSGRLFYLYQRSVEDAPTLGKDSLVYLDPSDVLHIPGLGFDGLVGYSPIAMAKNAIGLAMATEEYGAKFFANGAAPGGVLEHPGTIKDPQKVKDSWNAAYQGSTNSHRVAVLEEGMKYQQIGIPPEQAQFLETRKFQINEIARIFRVPPHMLADLEKSSFSNIEQQSLEFVKYTLDPWVVRWEQNMYRSLLMASEKPTVFIKFNVDGLLRGDYVSRMSGYATARQNGWMSANDIRELENLDRIPVELGGDLYLINGAMTKLQDAGAFANTRRLEETQ; this is encoded by the coding sequence ATGGGAATATTACAAGGAATATTTAAGGCTCGTGATAAGCCTAAGGATAGTCTGAGCGGTAGTCGGTACAGTTTCTTTTTCGGAGGAACTACTGCTGGAAAACCTGTCAATGAAAATACGGCAATGCAGATGACGGCGGTCTACTCATGCGTGAGAATACTGGCTGAAACATTAGCCGGACTACCGCTTCATGTTTATAAATACAACGATAGTGGTGGCAAAGAGAAACATTTACAACATCCGTTATATAGATTGCTCCACGATGAGCCAAATCCAGAGATGACTTCCTTCACGTTCCGAGAAACGCTGATGAGTCATCTTTTATTATGGGGCAATGCTTACGCACAGATTATAAGAAATGCACGTGGTGAGGTTATTGCTCTTTATCCGCTCATGCCAAATAAAATGACAGTCGACCGTGACAAAAGCGGACGGCTTTTTTATTTATATCAGCGAAGTGTAGAGGACGCACCCACCCTTGGCAAAGACAGCCTGGTCTATCTCGATCCATCTGATGTGCTCCATATCCCCGGCTTGGGTTTTGATGGATTGGTGGGATATTCACCGATTGCAATGGCCAAAAATGCTATTGGACTTGCGATGGCTACTGAAGAATACGGTGCTAAGTTCTTCGCTAATGGTGCGGCACCCGGTGGTGTGTTGGAACATCCTGGTACAATCAAGGACCCACAAAAGGTAAAAGACAGCTGGAATGCTGCCTATCAAGGTTCAACAAACTCCCATAGGGTGGCAGTGCTGGAAGAGGGCATGAAATATCAGCAAATAGGTATACCTCCCGAGCAAGCGCAGTTTCTTGAAACACGGAAATTTCAAATTAATGAAATTGCCCGTATTTTTAGAGTGCCACCACATATGTTGGCTGACCTTGAGAAAAGTAGCTTTTCAAATATTGAGCAGCAGTCTTTAGAGTTTGTGAAATATACACTTGACCCATGGGTAGTTCGTTGGGAACAAAATATGTACCGCTCTCTTCTCATGGCAAGTGAAAAACCTACGGTCTTCATCAAATTTAATGTGGACGGTCTGCTTCGAGGAGATTATGTAAGCCGTATGAGTGGCTACGCAACAGCTAGACAAAATGGCTGGATGAGTGCGAATGACATCAGAGAGCTTGAGAACCTTGACCGTATACCAGTGGAACTTGGAGGTGATCTTTACCTCATTAATGGAGCTATGACCAAATTACAGGACGCTGGTGCGTTCGCAAATACAAGAAGATTGGAGGAAACCCAATGA
- a CDS encoding terminase TerL endonuclease subunit produces the protein MRKLKKYTPTIFKAADSVYDKSTADYAVAFIEALSHTKGTWAGKPFELIDWQERIIRDVFGILKPNGYRQFNTAYVEIPKKMGKSELAAAVALLLTCGDNEERAEVYGCAADRNQASIVFNVAADMVRMCPALAKRVKILDSTKRLIYQPTGSIYQVLSADVSNKHGFNTHGVVFDELHTQPNRKLFDVMTKGSGDARMQPLYFLITTAGDNQNSICWEVHQKALDIIDGRKNDPTFYPVIYGAALEDDWTDPKVWKKANPSLGITVSMDKVKAAFESARQNPAEENSFRQLRLNQWVKQAVRWMPMEKWDACAFAVNPESLHGRVCYGGLDLSSSTDITAFVLVFPPLDEDDKYSVMPFFWIPEDNIDLRVRRDHVNYDVWEKQEFLKTTEGNVVHYGFIEAFIEELGTKYNIREIAFDRWGAVQMTQNLENLGFTVVPFGQGFKDMSPPTKELMKLTLEQKIAHGGHPILRWMMDNIYIRTDPAGNIKADKEKSTEKIDGAVATIMALDRAIRCGGGTSSSVYDERGLLIF, from the coding sequence ATACGAAAACTTAAGAAATACACACCAACAATATTTAAAGCGGCTGATTCTGTCTATGATAAGTCCACCGCTGATTATGCAGTAGCCTTTATAGAGGCTCTCTCCCATACCAAAGGCACATGGGCAGGTAAGCCATTTGAACTTATCGACTGGCAAGAGCGGATTATACGTGATGTGTTTGGAATTTTAAAGCCGAACGGCTATCGGCAGTTCAATACTGCCTATGTGGAAATACCCAAAAAGATGGGAAAAAGTGAGCTTGCGGCGGCTGTTGCCCTGTTGCTCACTTGCGGAGATAACGAGGAACGTGCGGAGGTTTATGGCTGTGCTGCCGACCGAAACCAGGCATCTATCGTTTTTAATGTTGCGGCAGATATGGTGCGGATGTGTCCTGCTTTAGCAAAACGAGTGAAAATCCTTGACTCAACAAAGCGACTCATCTATCAGCCGACGGGCAGTATTTATCAAGTGCTGTCAGCCGATGTCAGCAACAAGCATGGTTTCAATACACACGGTGTGGTGTTTGACGAACTTCACACCCAACCGAATAGAAAGCTCTTCGATGTTATGACTAAAGGTAGCGGTGATGCCAGAATGCAGCCGCTGTATTTTCTTATAACCACTGCTGGGGACAATCAGAATAGTATCTGCTGGGAAGTACATCAGAAGGCTTTGGATATCATAGATGGAAGAAAAAACGACCCGACCTTCTACCCTGTCATATATGGTGCTGCATTAGAAGATGATTGGACTGATCCAAAGGTGTGGAAGAAGGCGAATCCCTCACTGGGAATCACGGTCAGCATGGATAAAGTTAAAGCGGCCTTTGAATCAGCAAGACAGAATCCTGCTGAAGAGAATAGTTTTAGACAACTTAGGCTCAATCAATGGGTTAAACAGGCAGTGCGGTGGATGCCTATGGAAAAATGGGATGCCTGTGCATTTGCTGTTAACCCGGAATCACTGCATGGGCGAGTCTGCTATGGAGGTCTTGACCTATCGAGCAGTACGGATATCACGGCTTTCGTGCTGGTCTTTCCCCCATTGGATGAGGATGATAAATACTCTGTTATGCCGTTTTTTTGGATACCGGAGGACAACATAGATTTGCGTGTACGGCGTGACCATGTAAATTATGATGTATGGGAAAAGCAAGAGTTTCTTAAAACCACGGAAGGCAATGTGGTGCATTACGGCTTCATTGAAGCTTTTATTGAGGAGCTGGGAACAAAATATAACATTAGAGAAATAGCATTCGACCGATGGGGTGCTGTGCAAATGACGCAGAACCTTGAAAACCTTGGATTTACGGTTGTTCCGTTCGGTCAAGGCTTTAAAGATATGTCTCCACCGACCAAAGAACTGATGAAACTGACCTTGGAACAAAAGATTGCCCATGGTGGCCATCCAATTCTTCGTTGGATGATGGATAACATCTATATACGGACTGATCCTGCTGGAAATATCAAGGCAGACAAGGAAAAGTCAACTGAGAAAATTGACGGTGCCGTAGCAACTATTATGGCACTCGACCGTGCAATTCGTTGTGGCGGAGGTACGAGTTCTTCTGTTTATGATGAAAGGGGTTTATTAATATTTTGA
- a CDS encoding phage tail family protein — MELNYINEDGESITLKQSRPYFLSKVDGTGNIRQTVNTFKAPDQDGAFYISSTLDMRNITIEGTVIADNPNDAYMLRQRFLKIFSPKLLGTLQYRGRQISCVIEDAGFSVSTRQRIPNFFVSLLCPSPFFETLDEIREELASWIPLFEFELEIPMSGMEFGMRQPSQIITVENIGDVSCGCEIVFRALGTVTNPELLKIDTGEYIRLLTTMDAGDELRVYTHFAGKRVVRVDGSLITNAFSLLDTSSVFFQLSAGLNTLRYDASVNMDLLEVSIYFRPQFLGV, encoded by the coding sequence ATGGAATTAAACTATATAAACGAAGATGGCGAGAGTATTACGCTTAAACAAAGCCGACCGTACTTTCTTTCTAAAGTAGACGGAACTGGCAACATTCGTCAAACTGTCAATACATTTAAGGCACCAGACCAGGATGGTGCTTTTTATATTTCATCAACTTTAGATATGCGAAATATTACAATTGAAGGCACGGTTATTGCTGATAACCCTAATGATGCTTATATGCTTAGACAGCGTTTCCTTAAAATATTCAGTCCAAAGCTACTAGGGACGCTCCAGTATCGTGGACGACAGATTTCCTGTGTAATTGAAGACGCGGGGTTTAGTGTTTCTACAAGGCAGCGTATACCAAATTTCTTTGTAAGTCTACTGTGTCCCTCTCCTTTTTTTGAGACACTCGATGAGATAAGAGAGGAACTGGCATCATGGATACCTTTGTTTGAATTTGAACTGGAAATACCTATGAGTGGAATGGAATTTGGAATGCGACAACCTAGTCAAATCATCACGGTGGAAAATATCGGTGATGTGTCCTGTGGATGTGAAATTGTATTTAGGGCTCTGGGAACTGTTACGAACCCAGAACTCTTAAAGATAGACACTGGTGAATACATTCGGCTTCTTACAACAATGGATGCAGGAGATGAACTTCGAGTTTATACCCATTTCGCCGGAAAGCGTGTAGTAAGAGTGGATGGTTCCTTAATTACAAATGCTTTTTCATTATTGGATACTAGCTCGGTGTTCTTTCAACTTTCTGCAGGTCTTAACACACTGCGCTATGATGCTTCAGTCAATATGGATCTGTTGGAGGTTAGTATTTATTTTCGTCCACAGTTTCTGGGGGTGTAA
- a CDS encoding head-tail connector protein, with translation MTTDNLLPKVKANLIMSHDADDGLLLHYIKAAVSYAESYQHVTEGYYTENTMPPTTEQAVIMLSSHFFESRDGSTAGFFADSVQAGQQVWNTVNLLLRLDRDWKV, from the coding sequence ATGACAACGGATAATCTTCTGCCTAAAGTAAAAGCAAACTTAATTATGTCGCATGATGCAGATGACGGCCTTCTGTTACATTACATCAAAGCGGCTGTCTCCTATGCGGAGAGTTACCAACACGTCACTGAGGGATATTATACTGAAAACACTATGCCACCCACCACGGAACAGGCAGTAATCATGCTGTCGAGTCATTTCTTTGAGTCTAGAGATGGCTCGACGGCTGGTTTCTTTGCTGATAGTGTTCAGGCTGGTCAGCAGGTATGGAACACGGTGAACCTACTTCTACGGCTTGACCGGGATTGGAAGGTGTGA
- a CDS encoding head fiber protein, which translates to MSYNTKNYTEQGGDKTVIGGILEIKQEASVTGLPIAENQADSTATDVAGLVTDFNDLLTKLKAAGLMAADE; encoded by the coding sequence ATGAGCTATAACACAAAGAATTACACCGAACAGGGCGGCGATAAAACCGTCATCGGCGGTATTTTAGAAATTAAACAGGAGGCCTCGGTAACGGGGCTTCCTATTGCAGAGAATCAAGCAGATAGCACTGCTACAGATGTAGCAGGTCTTGTCACAGATTTCAATGATCTGCTTACCAAGCTAAAAGCGGCTGGTTTGATGGCGGCCGACGAATAA